The Candidatus Polarisedimenticolia bacterium genome has a window encoding:
- the rplI gene encoding 50S ribosomal protein L9, with the protein MRIVLRETVEKLGRRGDILKVADGFARNYLLPKKLAFEATDANLKRIEQERKVREVQESRERQDAQSLADRISQLSLTAVRKVGENEALYGSVTNADVAEMMEKEGFSIDKRKILLDEPIRALGIYDVAVKLHHDVTASVKVWVVKE; encoded by the coding sequence ATGCGCATCGTGCTTCGGGAGACCGTGGAAAAGCTGGGCCGGCGCGGCGATATCTTGAAGGTGGCGGACGGCTTCGCCCGCAACTACCTGCTGCCGAAGAAGCTGGCGTTCGAGGCCACCGACGCCAACCTCAAGCGGATCGAGCAGGAGCGCAAGGTGCGGGAGGTGCAGGAATCGCGCGAGCGCCAGGACGCGCAGTCCCTGGCCGACCGGATCTCGCAGCTGTCGCTGACCGCGGTCCGTAAGGTGGGAGAGAACGAGGCGCTGTACGGCTCGGTGACCAACGCCGACGTCGCGGAGATGATGGAGAAGGAAGGCTTCTCGATCGACAAGCGGAAGATCCTGCTCGACGAGCCGATCCGGGCGCTCGGCATCTACGACGTCGCGGTGAAGCTGCATCACGACGTCACCGCCAGCGTCAAGGTCTGGGTGG